In Salvelinus alpinus chromosome 20, SLU_Salpinus.1, whole genome shotgun sequence, a genomic segment contains:
- the LOC139546554 gene encoding GRIP and coiled-coil domain-containing protein 2-like isoform X4, translating to MSRCDRAVRWRLHRLWIYWSDLEKEVDNLKSQPKGNSGDSIIQELTERMSALLLEKAETQQSAVLLRKENEKVKQREQDAVGKLATLLGELDQTKEDHQKKIAALEKSLDSSQAKHKEEVEFFQRLLRKKEENDREKESEREQEKQREREHSNESVEAISRSLESQILSLQTELAAALERSAQVASAMQEDHQRALTEVSSKAQQEVENLREELAQHSVQHEEELRALEEDFEMERERLLLLQEELSEQLALKDSFLQDVQEEEEEPSGRSSGIARMLELSGVSQINASDGETESGQLRSALEDQQSQNTMLQDELTFLGNVKTELEAELERVREEFQTEKEELQFKIEELLMTREVATPNRDLQEAQAFTQLQQSGPQRDSVDGLPASPASPSSPRQSLSSPVPGAVHQSLTLQEKQGQAQELRSQCESLDRSQAVAEYEHTRDILRGLETELGQRTGDFTRQYEAMKEQAASAVQELQESVRGLTEERDSLVERVKGLDEDRDSLLEKVQGLEKRLESFLEQTQAAEGLKKQLQTSMEEKTALALKLKDSVEAQTVLASELKASLEVQTVLAVELRASVEDLSKQNGEILSQLQMKESAVQELEETVNVVSTARDRTLSALQDREMEVMRLWEEREREVEESQGQRGEVAELQARIEELEKERSLLKSNLEEVQRERSENVQGSPGDELEELQARIEELEKERSLLKSNLGEVVGDTEALQKDLREMKLANEKMRTENQELLTQVSQATETLSDREREEKEGRETEREEEEEQAEKERRELQQQLTEKDTVISQLRSEMAGLQSTAPSPVSEENTANEFTEKIALLEKESKGKDERMNKIKAVAVKARKELDTSRKEAVSLKEEVEVLKAERERVTSSMKDIIHGAEGYKNLQLDYDRQTEQLDKERETVEGAEKQISELTKRLNTAVQQHEQLWSEREDLMTELETLRSTVRQMEGQTAELHRQTDTLNRDLQAERLLKEQKTKELSSLQKEVEELTVQLRRQKQQSQQTTQELEQLRKEAQQSSLLDMEMADYERLVKELNTKLSEKDVCVEELKTQIHTHTQEEDALNQEIEVLKSQLDQGEDKSSKMKQLLVKTKKDLADAKRQEAIQMMTLASLKGELEAHQQQLENNKIQCCDLTAERHRLHEQLRTLTEQQQRTSSSLQQRLTTLQQEANTAKAELSSVTAEFDSYKVRVHNVLKQQKNKTSAQSDGDATKQEREQMESMVDQYKAKLQDSQQSLAASTAELQQLQMEHDTLLERHNKILQETVAKEAELRERLMSLQAEIMSLRTEHAQTVGQLTSQAVAQRSGFREQIRHLQDEHRTTVETLQNQMTRLENQLFTLQKQTSPAPVQTSRKSAVDRRPVDQGGMGGLGLGDLQSMAREEGEGMETSETESLSSTYLPSLEQLLTSPDPKQEPFVWQVEPTKEELNQKLTTATRSMEHMNSLLHETEATNAVLMEQVNLLKSEVRRLERNHEREKSVANLEYLKNVLLQFIFLQSGSERQALLPVIHTMLQLSPEEKNKLAAIAMGEEEVGGARGSGWTSYLHSWSGIR from the exons ATGTCTAGATGCGATAGGGCAGtacgatggcgattgcatcgtctgtggatctattggagcg atttgGAAAAGGAGGTCGATAACCTAAAATCTCAGCCAAAAGGCAATTCAGGTGACTCCATCATACAG GAGCTGACCGAGAGGATGAGTGCCTTGCTGCTGGAAAAGGCTGAGACCCAGCAGAGTGCGGTCTTGCTGCGGAAGGAGAATGAGAAGGTCAAGCAGCGGGAACAG GATGCAGTAGGGAAACTGGCCACCCTGCTGGGAGAGTTGGACCAGACCAAGGAAGACCACCAGAAGAAAATTGCAGCCTTGGAGAAGAGCCTAGACTCATCCCAAGCCAAACACAAAGAAGAAGTCGAATTCTTCCAGAGGCTTCTGAGGAAGAAAgaagagaatgacagagagaaagagagcgaaagagagcaagaaaagcagagagaaagggaacaCTCAAACGAGAGTGTAGAAGCCATTAGCCGCAGCCTGGAGTCACAGATCCTGAGTCTGCAGACGGAGCTAGCTGCAGCCTTGGAGCGAAGCGCCCAGGTGGCTTCAGCGATGCAAGAAGACCACCAGAGGGCGCTGACAGAGGTTAGTTCAAAG GCCCAGCAGGAAGTAGAGAACCTGAGAGAGGAGTTGGCTCAGCATAGTGTGCAACATGAAGAGGAGCTGAGAGCTCTGGAAGAGGActttgagatggagagagagagactgctactCCTCCAAGAGGAGCTCAGTGAGCAGCTGGCTCTCAAAGACAG CTTCCTGCAGGATGtgcaggaagaagaggaggagcctAGCGGCCGCAGCTCAGGGATAGCCAGGATGTTGGAGCTGTCTGGTGTAAGTCAGATTAATGCcagtgatggagagacagagagcggacAGCTACGATCCGCCCTGGAGGACCAGCAATCCCAGAATACCATGCTGCAAGATGAGCTGACCTTCCTGGGCAATGTGAAGACTGAACTGGAGGCGGAGCTtgagagggtgagggaggagtTTCAGACAGAGAAGGAGGAACTACAGTTTAAAATCGAAGAGTTGCTGATGACCCGGGAGGTTGCGACCCCTAACCGTGACCTTCAGGAGGCTCAAGCTTTCACTCAGCTCCAGCAGAGCGGCCCTCAGAGAGATTCAGTGGACGGCCTACCTGCCAGCCCTGCTAGCCCCTCCAGCCCCAGACAGAGCCTGTCCAGCCCTGTCCCTGGTGCAGTCCACCAGAGCCTGACCCTGCAAGAAAAGCAGGGTCAGGCTCAGGAGCTGAGGTCCCAGTGTGAGTCCCTAGACAGGAGCCAGGCGGTGGCTGAGTACGAACACACCAGAGACATCCTGAGAGGCCTGGAGACTGAGCTAGGTCAGAGGACCGGGGACTTCACCAGACAGTATGAAGCTATGAAGGAACAGGCGGCTTCTGCAGTCCAGGAGCTACAGGAGAGCGTCAGAGGGCTTACTGAGGAGCGAGATAGTCTGGTGGAGAGGGTGAAAGGGTTGGATGAAGACAGAGACAGCCTGTTGGAGAAGGTCCAGGGCCTGGAGAAGAGGCTGGAGAGCTTCCTGGAGCAGACACAGGCAGCCGAGGGGCTGAAGAAGCAGCTGCAGACGTCTATGGAGGAGAAGACTGCGTTAGCCCTCAAGCTAAAGGACTCAGTAGAGGCGCAGACAGTGTTAGCCTCTGAGCTAAAGGCATCTCTTGAGGTGCAGACAGTGTTAGCTGTAGAGCTAAGGGCTTCAGTGGAGGATCTGAGCAAGCAGAACGGGGAGATCCTCTCTCAGCTACAGATGAAGGAGAGTGCTGTTCAGGAGTTAGAGGAGACAGTCAATGTGGTGAGCACAGCGAGAGACAGAACACTGTCAGCACTgcaggacagagagatggaggtgatGAGGCtgtgggaggaaagagagagggaggtggaggagagtcaAGGCCAAAGAGGGGAGGTGGCTGAGCTACAGGCTCGTATAGAGGAGTTAGAGAAGGAGAGGAGCCTGCTGAAGAGTAATCTAGAGGAGGTGCAGAGGGAGAGGTCTGAGAATGTGCAGGGGAGCCCAGGGGACGAGTTGGAGGAGCTGCAGGCTCGTATAGAGGagttggagaaggagaggagcctGCTGAAGAGTAATCTGGGGGAGGTGGTGGGAGATACTGAAGCTCTACAGAAAGACCTGAGGGAGATGAAACTGGCCAATGAGAAGATGAGAACAGAGAACCAAGAACTACTGACACAGGTCAGCCAGGCTACAGAGacactgtcagacagagagagggaggaaaaggagggaagagagacggagagagaggaggaggaagaacaggcggagaaggagaggagagagctacaACAGCAGCTAACAGAGAAGGACACAGTGATATCTCAGCTGAGAAGTGAGATGGCTGGCTTACAG TCTACAgccccctctcctgtctcagaGGAGAACACAGCCAATGAGTTCACTGAGAAAATCG cCCTGCTGGAGAAGGAAAGCAAAGGGAAGGATGAGAGGATGAATAAGATCAAGGCGGTGGCTGTGAAAGCCAGGAAGGAGCTGGACACCAGCAGGAAAGAGGCTGTGTCTCTGAAGGAGGAAGTGGAGGTGTtgaaggctgagagagagagagtgaccagCTCAATGAAAGACATCATCCATGGAGCAGAGGGATACAAG aacTTGCAGCTGGACTACGACAGGCAGACAGAGCAGctggataaggagagagagacggtggaGGGAGCTGAGAAACAGATCTCCGAGCTGACCAAACGACTAAACACCGCAGTACAacag CATGAACAGCTGTGGTCGGAGAGAGAGGACCTGATGACCGAGTTGGAGACTCTGAGGAGCACGGTGAGACAGATGGAAGGACAGACAGCAgaactacacagacagacagacaccctgaACAGAGACCTGCAGGCTGAGAGACTACTGAAGGAGCAAAAGAcaaag GAGCTGTCGTCGTTGCAGAAGGAGGTAGAGGAGTTGACAGTTCAGCTCCGCAGACAGAAGCAGCAGTCTCAGCAGACAACACAGGAGCTAGAGCAGCTACGCAAG GAGGCCCAGCAAAGCTCGTTGTTGGACATGGAGATGGCAGACTATGAACGCCTGGTCAAAGAACTCAACACCAAACTGTCAGAGAAGGACGTGTGTGTGGAGGAGCTgaaaacacagatacacacacacacacaggaagaagaCGCACTCAACCAGGAGATCG AGGTTCTGAAGTCCCAGCTGGACCAGGGGGAGGATAAGAGCTCCAAGATGAAACAGCTGCTGGTGAAAACCAAGAAAGACCTGGCTGATGCCAAGAGACAG gaagcCATTCAGATGATGACGCTGGCCTCTCTGAAGGGAGAGCTGGAGGCACATCAACAGCAACTAGAGAACAACAAG ATCCAGTGCTGTGACCTGACTGCGGAGCGCCACAGACTGCATGAGCAGCTGAGGACACTGACTGAACAACAGCAGAGAACAAGCAGCTCCCTGCAACAGAGACTGACCACACTACAGCAGGAGGCTAACACTGCCAAG GCTGAGCTGTCATCTGTCACTGCTGAGTTTGACAGCTATAAGGTCAGAGTTCACAACGTCCTCAAACAACAGAAGAACAAAACCTCAGCACAGAGCGATGGAGACGCCACTAAACAGGAGAG agagcagaTGGAGTCCATGGTGGACCAGTATAAAGCCAAGCTGCAGGACAGTCAGCAGAGTCTGGCGGCGAGCACTGCGGAACTACAACAGCTCCAGATGGAACATGACACACTGCTGGAACGACACAACAAGATACTGCAGGAGACCGTCGCTAAAGAGGCCGAACTCAGAGAGAG ACTCATGTCTCTCCAGGCTGAGATTATGTCACTGCGGACAGAGCATGCTCAGACGGTGGGTCAGCTAACCTCGCAGGCCGTGGCCCAGCGCTCAGGGTTCAGGGAGCAGATCCGCCACCTTCAGGATGAACACAGAACTACAGTAGAGACCCTGCAGAACCAGATGACCAGGCTGGAGAACCAACTGTTTACACTGCAGAAACAGACCA GTCCAGCTCCAGTCCAGACCAGTCGTAAGTCAGCAGTGGACCGCCGGCCCGTGGACCAGGGGGGAATGGGGGGGCTGGGCCTCGGTGATCTCCAGTCCATGgctagagaggagggggagggcatGGAGACCTCCGAGACAGAGTCCCTGTCATCCACATACCTACCCTCACTGGAGCAACTACTCACCTCCCCAGACCCCAAACAGG AGCCGTTTGTGTGGCAGGTGGAGCCGACTAAAGAGGAGTTGAATCAGAAGTTGACCACAGCTACACGCAGTATGGAACACATGAACAGTCTACTGCATGAGACCGAGGCTACCAACGCTGTTCTGATGGAACAGGTCAat
- the LOC139546554 gene encoding GRIP and coiled-coil domain-containing protein 2-like isoform X3 gives MEQDTSPESVASPPPGAAAKSKLDTLSKDDLIKFAKKQMAAIQKMKSKCADLEKEVDNLKSQPKGNSGDSIIQELTERMSALLLEKAETQQSAVLLRKENEKVKQREQDAVGKLATLLGELDQTKEDHQKKIAALEKSLDSSQAKHKEEVEFFQRLLRKKEENDREKESEREQEKQREREHSNESVEAISRSLESQILSLQTELAAALERSAQVASAMQEDHQRALTEAQQEVENLREELAQHSVQHEEELRALEEDFEMERERLLLLQEELSEQLALKDSFLQDVQEEEEEPSGRSSGIARMLELSGVSQINASDGETESGQLRSALEDQQSQNTMLQDELTFLGNVKTELEAELERVREEFQTEKEELQFKIEELLMTREVATPNRDLQEAQAFTQLQQSGPQRDSVDGLPASPASPSSPRQSLSSPVPGAVHQSLTLQEKQGQAQELRSQCESLDRSQAVAEYEHTRDILRGLETELGQRTGDFTRQYEAMKEQAASAVQELQESVRGLTEERDSLVERVKGLDEDRDSLLEKVQGLEKRLESFLEQTQAAEGLKKQLQTSMEEKTALALKLKDSVEAQTVLASELKASLEVQTVLAVELRASVEDLSKQNGEILSQLQMKESAVQELEETVNVVSTARDRTLSALQDREMEVMRLWEEREREVEESQGQRGEVAELQARIEELEKERSLLKSNLEEVQRERSENVQGSPGDELEELQARIEELEKERSLLKSNLGEVVGDTEALQKDLREMKLANEKMRTENQELLTQVSQATETLSDREREEKEGRETEREEEEEQAEKERRELQQQLTEKDTVISQLRSEMAGLQSTAPSPVSEENTANEFTEKIALLEKESKGKDERMNKIKAVAVKARKELDTSRKEAVSLKEEVEVLKAERERVTSSMKDIIHGAEGYKNLQLDYDRQTEQLDKERETVEGAEKQISELTKRLNTAVQQHEQLWSEREDLMTELETLRSTVRQMEGQTAELHRQTDTLNRDLQAERLLKEQKTKELSSLQKEVEELTVQLRRQKQQSQQTTQELEQLRKEAQQSSLLDMEMADYERLVKELNTKLSEKDVCVEELKTQIHTHTQEEDALNQEIEVLKSQLDQGEDKSSKMKQLLVKTKKDLADAKRQEAIQMMTLASLKGELEAHQQQLENNKIQCCDLTAERHRLHEQLRTLTEQQQRTSSSLQQRLTTLQQEANTAKAELSSVTAEFDSYKVRVHNVLKQQKNKTSAQSDGDATKQEREQMESMVDQYKAKLQDSQQSLAASTAELQQLQMEHDTLLERHNKILQETVAKEAELRERLMSLQAEIMSLRTEHAQTVGQLTSQAVAQRSGFREQIRHLQDEHRTTVETLQNQMTRLENQLFTLQKQTSPAPVQTSRKSAVDRRPVDQGGMGGLGLGDLQSMAREEGEGMETSETESLSSTYLPSLEQLLTSPDPKQEPFVWQVEPTKEELNQKLTTATRSMEHMNSLLHETEATNAVLMEQVNLLKSEVRRLERNHEREKSVANLEYLKNVLLQFIFLQSGSERQALLPVIHTMLQLSPEEKNKLAAIAMGEEEVGGARGSGWTSYLHSWSGIR, from the exons ATGGAG CAGGACACCAGCCCAGAGTCTGTGGCCTCACCTCCTCCAGGTGCCGCCGCTAAGTCAAAG TTGGATACGTTGTCCAAAGATGACCTCATCAAGTTTGCCAAGAAGCAGATGGCTGCCATACAGAAGATGAAGTCCAAATGTGCAG atttgGAAAAGGAGGTCGATAACCTAAAATCTCAGCCAAAAGGCAATTCAGGTGACTCCATCATACAG GAGCTGACCGAGAGGATGAGTGCCTTGCTGCTGGAAAAGGCTGAGACCCAGCAGAGTGCGGTCTTGCTGCGGAAGGAGAATGAGAAGGTCAAGCAGCGGGAACAG GATGCAGTAGGGAAACTGGCCACCCTGCTGGGAGAGTTGGACCAGACCAAGGAAGACCACCAGAAGAAAATTGCAGCCTTGGAGAAGAGCCTAGACTCATCCCAAGCCAAACACAAAGAAGAAGTCGAATTCTTCCAGAGGCTTCTGAGGAAGAAAgaagagaatgacagagagaaagagagcgaaagagagcaagaaaagcagagagaaagggaacaCTCAAACGAGAGTGTAGAAGCCATTAGCCGCAGCCTGGAGTCACAGATCCTGAGTCTGCAGACGGAGCTAGCTGCAGCCTTGGAGCGAAGCGCCCAGGTGGCTTCAGCGATGCAAGAAGACCACCAGAGGGCGCTGACAGAG GCCCAGCAGGAAGTAGAGAACCTGAGAGAGGAGTTGGCTCAGCATAGTGTGCAACATGAAGAGGAGCTGAGAGCTCTGGAAGAGGActttgagatggagagagagagactgctactCCTCCAAGAGGAGCTCAGTGAGCAGCTGGCTCTCAAAGACAG CTTCCTGCAGGATGtgcaggaagaagaggaggagcctAGCGGCCGCAGCTCAGGGATAGCCAGGATGTTGGAGCTGTCTGGTGTAAGTCAGATTAATGCcagtgatggagagacagagagcggacAGCTACGATCCGCCCTGGAGGACCAGCAATCCCAGAATACCATGCTGCAAGATGAGCTGACCTTCCTGGGCAATGTGAAGACTGAACTGGAGGCGGAGCTtgagagggtgagggaggagtTTCAGACAGAGAAGGAGGAACTACAGTTTAAAATCGAAGAGTTGCTGATGACCCGGGAGGTTGCGACCCCTAACCGTGACCTTCAGGAGGCTCAAGCTTTCACTCAGCTCCAGCAGAGCGGCCCTCAGAGAGATTCAGTGGACGGCCTACCTGCCAGCCCTGCTAGCCCCTCCAGCCCCAGACAGAGCCTGTCCAGCCCTGTCCCTGGTGCAGTCCACCAGAGCCTGACCCTGCAAGAAAAGCAGGGTCAGGCTCAGGAGCTGAGGTCCCAGTGTGAGTCCCTAGACAGGAGCCAGGCGGTGGCTGAGTACGAACACACCAGAGACATCCTGAGAGGCCTGGAGACTGAGCTAGGTCAGAGGACCGGGGACTTCACCAGACAGTATGAAGCTATGAAGGAACAGGCGGCTTCTGCAGTCCAGGAGCTACAGGAGAGCGTCAGAGGGCTTACTGAGGAGCGAGATAGTCTGGTGGAGAGGGTGAAAGGGTTGGATGAAGACAGAGACAGCCTGTTGGAGAAGGTCCAGGGCCTGGAGAAGAGGCTGGAGAGCTTCCTGGAGCAGACACAGGCAGCCGAGGGGCTGAAGAAGCAGCTGCAGACGTCTATGGAGGAGAAGACTGCGTTAGCCCTCAAGCTAAAGGACTCAGTAGAGGCGCAGACAGTGTTAGCCTCTGAGCTAAAGGCATCTCTTGAGGTGCAGACAGTGTTAGCTGTAGAGCTAAGGGCTTCAGTGGAGGATCTGAGCAAGCAGAACGGGGAGATCCTCTCTCAGCTACAGATGAAGGAGAGTGCTGTTCAGGAGTTAGAGGAGACAGTCAATGTGGTGAGCACAGCGAGAGACAGAACACTGTCAGCACTgcaggacagagagatggaggtgatGAGGCtgtgggaggaaagagagagggaggtggaggagagtcaAGGCCAAAGAGGGGAGGTGGCTGAGCTACAGGCTCGTATAGAGGAGTTAGAGAAGGAGAGGAGCCTGCTGAAGAGTAATCTAGAGGAGGTGCAGAGGGAGAGGTCTGAGAATGTGCAGGGGAGCCCAGGGGACGAGTTGGAGGAGCTGCAGGCTCGTATAGAGGagttggagaaggagaggagcctGCTGAAGAGTAATCTGGGGGAGGTGGTGGGAGATACTGAAGCTCTACAGAAAGACCTGAGGGAGATGAAACTGGCCAATGAGAAGATGAGAACAGAGAACCAAGAACTACTGACACAGGTCAGCCAGGCTACAGAGacactgtcagacagagagagggaggaaaaggagggaagagagacggagagagaggaggaggaagaacaggcggagaaggagaggagagagctacaACAGCAGCTAACAGAGAAGGACACAGTGATATCTCAGCTGAGAAGTGAGATGGCTGGCTTACAG TCTACAgccccctctcctgtctcagaGGAGAACACAGCCAATGAGTTCACTGAGAAAATCG cCCTGCTGGAGAAGGAAAGCAAAGGGAAGGATGAGAGGATGAATAAGATCAAGGCGGTGGCTGTGAAAGCCAGGAAGGAGCTGGACACCAGCAGGAAAGAGGCTGTGTCTCTGAAGGAGGAAGTGGAGGTGTtgaaggctgagagagagagagtgaccagCTCAATGAAAGACATCATCCATGGAGCAGAGGGATACAAG aacTTGCAGCTGGACTACGACAGGCAGACAGAGCAGctggataaggagagagagacggtggaGGGAGCTGAGAAACAGATCTCCGAGCTGACCAAACGACTAAACACCGCAGTACAacag CATGAACAGCTGTGGTCGGAGAGAGAGGACCTGATGACCGAGTTGGAGACTCTGAGGAGCACGGTGAGACAGATGGAAGGACAGACAGCAgaactacacagacagacagacaccctgaACAGAGACCTGCAGGCTGAGAGACTACTGAAGGAGCAAAAGAcaaag GAGCTGTCGTCGTTGCAGAAGGAGGTAGAGGAGTTGACAGTTCAGCTCCGCAGACAGAAGCAGCAGTCTCAGCAGACAACACAGGAGCTAGAGCAGCTACGCAAG GAGGCCCAGCAAAGCTCGTTGTTGGACATGGAGATGGCAGACTATGAACGCCTGGTCAAAGAACTCAACACCAAACTGTCAGAGAAGGACGTGTGTGTGGAGGAGCTgaaaacacagatacacacacacacacaggaagaagaCGCACTCAACCAGGAGATCG AGGTTCTGAAGTCCCAGCTGGACCAGGGGGAGGATAAGAGCTCCAAGATGAAACAGCTGCTGGTGAAAACCAAGAAAGACCTGGCTGATGCCAAGAGACAG gaagcCATTCAGATGATGACGCTGGCCTCTCTGAAGGGAGAGCTGGAGGCACATCAACAGCAACTAGAGAACAACAAG ATCCAGTGCTGTGACCTGACTGCGGAGCGCCACAGACTGCATGAGCAGCTGAGGACACTGACTGAACAACAGCAGAGAACAAGCAGCTCCCTGCAACAGAGACTGACCACACTACAGCAGGAGGCTAACACTGCCAAG GCTGAGCTGTCATCTGTCACTGCTGAGTTTGACAGCTATAAGGTCAGAGTTCACAACGTCCTCAAACAACAGAAGAACAAAACCTCAGCACAGAGCGATGGAGACGCCACTAAACAGGAGAG agagcagaTGGAGTCCATGGTGGACCAGTATAAAGCCAAGCTGCAGGACAGTCAGCAGAGTCTGGCGGCGAGCACTGCGGAACTACAACAGCTCCAGATGGAACATGACACACTGCTGGAACGACACAACAAGATACTGCAGGAGACCGTCGCTAAAGAGGCCGAACTCAGAGAGAG ACTCATGTCTCTCCAGGCTGAGATTATGTCACTGCGGACAGAGCATGCTCAGACGGTGGGTCAGCTAACCTCGCAGGCCGTGGCCCAGCGCTCAGGGTTCAGGGAGCAGATCCGCCACCTTCAGGATGAACACAGAACTACAGTAGAGACCCTGCAGAACCAGATGACCAGGCTGGAGAACCAACTGTTTACACTGCAGAAACAGACCA GTCCAGCTCCAGTCCAGACCAGTCGTAAGTCAGCAGTGGACCGCCGGCCCGTGGACCAGGGGGGAATGGGGGGGCTGGGCCTCGGTGATCTCCAGTCCATGgctagagaggagggggagggcatGGAGACCTCCGAGACAGAGTCCCTGTCATCCACATACCTACCCTCACTGGAGCAACTACTCACCTCCCCAGACCCCAAACAGG AGCCGTTTGTGTGGCAGGTGGAGCCGACTAAAGAGGAGTTGAATCAGAAGTTGACCACAGCTACACGCAGTATGGAACACATGAACAGTCTACTGCATGAGACCGAGGCTACCAACGCTGTTCTGATGGAACAGGTCAat